Proteins encoded within one genomic window of Thermodesulfobacteriota bacterium:
- the pyrH gene encoding UMP kinase gives MNPPKTVSKPKYKKLLLKLSGEALQAKEKFGISLDILNSISQEIKEVHELGVQIAIVIGGGNIFRGIAAAAAGMDRSTADYMGMLATVINALALQDSLERKGILTRVQTALEIYRVAESYIRRRAIRHLEKGRVVIFAGGTGNPFFTTDTAATLRALEIGAEVILKATKVDGVYDKDPIKYNDALKFEHLSYMDVLKKELKVMDATAISLCMQGNIPIVVFNFFDYGNVKKIVMGESVGTIVRSSDNE, from the coding sequence ATGAATCCACCGAAAACAGTTTCAAAGCCGAAATATAAGAAACTGCTTCTGAAGTTGAGTGGAGAAGCTCTTCAGGCTAAGGAAAAATTCGGGATCAGTCTTGATATCCTAAACAGTATTTCGCAAGAGATTAAAGAGGTCCACGAGCTTGGTGTACAGATAGCAATCGTAATTGGGGGGGGCAATATATTTCGAGGGATTGCTGCTGCAGCGGCTGGAATGGACAGGTCCACGGCCGATTATATGGGTATGCTAGCTACGGTGATAAATGCACTTGCCCTTCAGGACTCTCTAGAGAGAAAAGGTATATTAACTCGGGTACAGACCGCTCTTGAAATCTATAGGGTCGCAGAGTCCTATATCAGAAGAAGGGCAATTAGACATCTCGAGAAGGGGAGGGTCGTGATTTTTGCGGGAGGGACTGGGAATCCCTTTTTCACTACCGATACGGCTGCAACACTGCGAGCGCTTGAAATTGGGGCAGAAGTAATACTTAAGGCGACTAAGGTAGATGGTGTATATGACAAGGATCCAATAAAATATAATGATGCTTTGAAATTTGAACATCTAAGTTACATGGATGTATTGAAAAAAGAGTTGAAGGTGATGGATGCCACTGCTATATCTCTTTGCATGCAGGGGAATATTCCTATAGTTGTGTTTAATTTCTTTGACTATGGGAACGTGAAAAAAATTGTTATGGGGGAGAGTGTTGGCACAATTGTGAGGAGCTCAGACAATGAGTGA
- a CDS encoding DUF58 domain-containing protein, translated as MTHHRLASVTELPYSYLSNIFKVFNIKRTDRVSTRPTKEGILFLALSIFVGVAALNTGNNLLYLIFGMMLSFIAISGFMSMINLSRIDVQSVTPQNIFALTPISFKFFVTNKKTLLPSYSITVEVEREKGFIPYLPAKHTKKANMRCFFKHRGWNEIPDIYISTSFPFGFFRKRVLTKTVKEEALVYPKIEKFDIEESIFDQWYDEKQSVKSGLGSDIRSIRTYQYGDNPKLIHWKSSAKIGELMIRELHDDESKSALIEFNPSDDKTKLEIQITRAASLLLELVKHEYEVEFIAPNIKFSSSEIRISPRPVLRYLALYNVVQRSHA; from the coding sequence ATGACTCATCATAGATTGGCCTCTGTTACAGAATTGCCTTACTCATATCTCTCTAATATATTCAAGGTCTTCAACATCAAAAGGACTGACCGAGTATCTACTCGTCCAACAAAAGAAGGGATATTGTTTCTTGCCCTCTCCATATTTGTAGGCGTTGCCGCCCTAAATACTGGCAACAACCTACTCTATTTAATTTTCGGCATGATGCTCAGCTTCATCGCCATATCCGGTTTTATGTCTATGATAAATCTATCCAGAATCGATGTTCAATCTGTAACCCCTCAGAACATTTTTGCCCTGACACCAATATCCTTTAAATTTTTTGTCACAAATAAGAAAACTTTATTGCCTTCTTATTCCATAACGGTTGAAGTCGAAAGAGAAAAGGGCTTCATACCCTATCTACCCGCTAAGCATACAAAAAAAGCGAACATGAGGTGTTTCTTCAAGCACAGAGGTTGGAACGAAATTCCCGACATATACATTTCAACAAGCTTCCCATTTGGATTCTTCAGGAAGAGAGTCTTAACAAAAACTGTCAAAGAAGAAGCTCTCGTATATCCTAAGATTGAAAAATTTGATATTGAAGAATCTATATTCGATCAATGGTATGATGAAAAACAATCCGTTAAAAGTGGATTAGGAAGTGACATAAGATCCATCAGAACATACCAATACGGGGATAACCCTAAATTAATTCACTGGAAATCCTCAGCGAAGATTGGCGAATTAATGATCAGAGAGCTGCATGATGATGAATCGAAAAGCGCGCTAATTGAATTCAATCCGTCCGATGATAAAACAAAACTTGAAATTCAGATTACCAGAGCAGCCTCTTTATTACTAGAATTAGTTAAACACGAATATGAAGTCGAATTTATAGCTCCAAACATAAAATTCTCAAGCTCTGAGATTAGAATATCTCCAAGACCGGTTTTGAGATACCTCGCCCTTTACAATGTTGTACAACGTTCTCACGCCTGA
- a CDS encoding metal-dependent hydrolase yields MKKLNRDVEITYLGHSTFKIRSSKGKIILIDPWVQGNPACPEGLKKFDRLDIMAITHGHFDHMSDAVGIAKEHKPTVVAIWEIGHWMESKGVENCSGMNKGGTQTVDGIKFTMTHAQHSSGIVDEHGNLIYAGEPAGYVIEFENGFKIYHAGDTCIFSDMKLIAEIYNPELVMLPIGDWFTMSPVEASYACRFLSPRYVIPIHYATFPILTGTPAELRELTKDIRDIEIIELKPGETLT; encoded by the coding sequence ATGAAAAAGTTAAACCGAGATGTTGAAATTACTTACTTGGGTCATTCTACGTTCAAAATAAGGTCCTCAAAGGGGAAGATCATATTGATCGATCCGTGGGTACAGGGGAACCCTGCTTGTCCGGAGGGTCTTAAGAAATTTGACAGGCTGGACATAATGGCAATCACACACGGTCACTTTGACCATATGAGCGACGCAGTGGGAATAGCAAAGGAGCATAAACCAACTGTGGTGGCAATCTGGGAAATCGGCCACTGGATGGAGTCCAAGGGTGTAGAAAACTGTTCTGGAATGAATAAGGGCGGCACTCAAACGGTTGACGGGATTAAATTTACAATGACCCACGCCCAGCACAGCAGTGGAATAGTGGACGAACATGGCAATCTCATCTATGCCGGGGAGCCTGCGGGATACGTAATTGAATTTGAGAATGGGTTTAAGATTTATCACGCTGGAGACACTTGTATTTTCAGCGACATGAAGTTGATCGCTGAAATATACAACCCGGAACTGGTTATGTTGCCAATTGGGGATTGGTTCACAATGTCGCCGGTCGAAGCATCCTATGCCTGTCGTTTCCTTTCGCCCAGGTATGTAATCCCTATTCACTACGCTACATTCCCTATTTTAACGGGGACCCCTGCGGAGCTTAGGGAGCTAACGAAGGACATTAGAGACATCGAGATTATCGAGCTTAAACCAGGGGAGACTCTGACATAA
- a CDS encoding archease: MLIKFMLDLTTLKYKIIDHTADICVRVFGNSLEEIFISSAKAMMEIITDLEKVIPSKEISIRAQGENYEELLVKWLQEILYLHEVKKMVFKDFEIKIENATRAVGKAYGEKIALDRHEFFSNIKAVTYHNLKIISSKDKYRVDIVFDI, translated from the coding sequence ATGTTAATAAAATTCATGTTAGACTTAACAACATTGAAATATAAAATTATAGATCATACAGCCGACATATGCGTTAGGGTCTTCGGGAACTCACTCGAGGAAATTTTCATTAGTTCCGCCAAAGCCATGATGGAAATAATCACCGATCTAGAAAAAGTGATTCCGTCCAAGGAAATTTCAATAAGGGCCCAGGGAGAAAATTATGAAGAACTCTTGGTTAAGTGGCTTCAAGAGATTCTTTATCTTCACGAGGTAAAGAAAATGGTCTTCAAAGATTTCGAAATTAAGATAGAAAATGCGACCAGGGCAGTCGGAAAAGCATACGGTGAAAAGATAGCTCTTGATAGGCACGAATTCTTTTCTAATATTAAAGCAGTTACTTATCACAATTTGAAAATTATTTCTTCAAAGGATAAATATAGGGTAGACATTGTTTTTGATATATAG
- the serS gene encoding serine--tRNA ligase, whose protein sequence is MIDPKILEENIEFVKTKLSERGQDIDFDMIATIDEERRRVIGEVEELEHQRNIGSKKVGELKRQGSNEEAAEIQSRLKDISENIKELNTKRTQIENDFKLLLLNIPNIPHKSVPIGNDESDNLEIKLWGKPREFDFVFKDHVTIGKNLDVLDLERAAKITGSGFALYKGLGARMERALINFMIEEHTNKHGYTEVLPPFMANRDSFVGTGNLPKFEYELFKIDDMDMYLIPTAEVPVTNIHREEILLEQELPKKYVAYTPCFRKEAGSYGKDVHGIMRQHQFNKVELVKFVLPESSYDELETLTNDAARILELLELPYRVVVLCTGDMGFSSAKTYDLEVWVPSENKYREISSCSNFEDFQARRANIRYRTSSGGKPKFVHTLNGSGLAIGRTVIAILENYQKSDGSVQIPKLLVPYMGGVKTIPPPS, encoded by the coding sequence ATGATTGATCCTAAAATTTTGGAAGAAAATATAGAATTCGTTAAGACAAAATTGTCCGAAAGAGGCCAAGATATAGACTTTGATATGATCGCCACGATTGATGAAGAGAGAAGAAGGGTTATCGGGGAAGTGGAAGAACTTGAGCATCAAAGAAATATCGGTTCAAAAAAGGTAGGAGAACTAAAGAGACAAGGTAGCAATGAAGAGGCAGCCGAAATTCAGAGTAGGTTAAAAGATATCTCTGAAAATATTAAAGAGCTAAACACAAAAAGAACCCAGATTGAAAATGATTTCAAACTGCTATTATTGAATATTCCCAACATTCCCCATAAATCCGTACCTATTGGTAATGACGAATCGGATAACCTGGAGATTAAACTTTGGGGGAAACCAAGAGAATTCGATTTTGTATTTAAAGATCATGTAACAATCGGTAAGAATCTGGATGTACTTGATTTAGAAAGGGCAGCAAAAATTACAGGTTCGGGATTCGCCCTCTATAAGGGTCTCGGAGCGAGGATGGAGCGAGCACTCATAAACTTTATGATTGAGGAACATACTAACAAACATGGTTACACAGAAGTTCTTCCACCTTTCATGGCAAATCGTGATAGCTTTGTAGGAACTGGCAATCTGCCAAAGTTTGAATACGAACTTTTTAAAATCGATGATATGGACATGTATCTGATTCCAACCGCAGAGGTCCCGGTTACAAATATCCACAGGGAAGAAATCCTTCTAGAGCAAGAGCTTCCAAAAAAATATGTTGCCTATACACCTTGTTTCAGAAAGGAAGCGGGCTCGTATGGAAAAGACGTGCATGGTATCATGAGACAACATCAGTTTAACAAGGTCGAACTCGTAAAATTTGTCCTTCCAGAAAGCTCCTATGATGAACTTGAAACCCTAACAAATGATGCAGCCCGTATCCTGGAGCTCCTTGAGCTACCGTACAGGGTAGTAGTCCTGTGCACAGGGGATATGGGATTCTCGTCTGCAAAAACATACGATCTAGAAGTGTGGGTTCCGAGCGAAAATAAATATAGAGAGATCTCCTCCTGTAGTAACTTTGAAGACTTCCAAGCAAGGAGGGCAAATATTAGATACCGCACAAGCTCGGGTGGTAAACCTAAGTTTGTTCACACCCTAAACGGTTCAGGACTTGCAATAGGTAGAACTGTTATTGCTATACTGGAAAACTATCAAAAAAGCGATGGATCCGTGCAAATACCAAAGCTACTGGTTCCCTATATGGGTGGCGTTAAGACAATTCCCCCCCCTAGTTGA
- a CDS encoding 1-deoxy-D-xylulose-5-phosphate reductoisomerase, giving the protein MKNISILGSTGSIGRQTLEVISRFPDKFRVLGLAAGKNTSLLTEQIRIFKPKVVSVKDKNEAIRLSRKFRNESVEFYYSDSGAETIATHPQVDLVVSAMVGSSGLKPTLAAVESSKNIALANKEVLVMAGGLLTKKAESKGVKILPVDSEHSAIFQVLDRTNKEHVKRIILTASGGPLRKTPKKYFKDVTLEKALNHPTWRMGKKITIDSATLMNKGFEVIEAKWLFEIEPSKISVWIHPQSIVHSMVEYIDGSIIAQLSSPDMKIPISYALSYPERMHINGEEISPTNFKKLTFEDVKSDKFPALQLAYEAIEEGGTMPAVLNAANEVAVESFLNNELKFIDILNIVKRVMSLHTKLPGDDIDQILEADNWARMTALSQIRRKGENNK; this is encoded by the coding sequence GTGAAAAACATATCAATCCTCGGTTCCACAGGCTCCATAGGCCGCCAAACACTAGAAGTCATATCAAGGTTTCCTGACAAATTTCGCGTCTTGGGACTAGCAGCGGGTAAGAATACATCCCTGCTTACGGAACAAATCCGCATTTTTAAACCCAAAGTAGTATCTGTCAAGGACAAGAATGAAGCAATTCGACTATCTAGAAAATTTCGTAATGAGTCGGTTGAATTTTATTACAGCGATTCTGGTGCTGAAACTATCGCAACACATCCACAAGTCGATCTAGTAGTCTCAGCCATGGTGGGGTCGTCCGGTCTTAAACCTACTCTAGCAGCGGTAGAATCATCAAAGAACATCGCACTTGCCAATAAAGAAGTGCTCGTAATGGCAGGAGGCTTATTAACAAAAAAGGCTGAGAGCAAAGGCGTCAAAATATTGCCTGTAGATAGTGAACACAGTGCGATATTCCAGGTATTAGACAGAACAAATAAGGAGCACGTGAAGAGAATCATTCTGACAGCATCAGGAGGACCATTACGTAAAACTCCCAAAAAATATTTCAAAGATGTAACTCTTGAAAAGGCGCTGAATCACCCTACATGGAGAATGGGAAAGAAAATAACAATTGACTCGGCAACACTCATGAATAAGGGGTTTGAAGTAATTGAGGCTAAATGGCTCTTCGAAATCGAGCCTTCTAAGATCTCAGTATGGATTCATCCCCAGAGCATAGTTCACTCCATGGTAGAATACATCGATGGCTCGATAATAGCTCAATTGAGCTCGCCAGATATGAAGATTCCAATTTCATATGCCCTGTCCTACCCTGAAAGAATGCATATAAATGGCGAAGAAATATCACCAACCAACTTTAAGAAACTGACATTCGAGGATGTGAAATCCGACAAGTTTCCGGCACTCCAATTAGCCTATGAAGCCATAGAGGAGGGCGGCACGATGCCAGCTGTATTAAATGCGGCAAATGAAGTCGCGGTTGAATCTTTTCTCAATAATGAGTTAAAATTTATTGATATACTAAACATCGTAAAGCGTGTAATGTCTCTCCATACAAAACTTCCCGGCGATGACATCGATCAGATTCTTGAAGCTGACAACTGGGCAAGGATGACGGCATTATCACAAATTAGAAGAAAGGGAGAAAACAATAAATGA
- a CDS encoding transketolase, which yields MLEKTSDPVALKEIARRVRIDILRALHKAKSGHTGGSLSSVEILVSLYFAHMRHDPNNPRWSNRDRFILSKGHGVPALYAVLANAGYFPREELMTLRKPGSRLQGHPEYDLSIGIEATTGSLGHGLSAANGIALAAKIDDRDIRVYVLLSDGELQEGATWEAITSSSYRRLDNLCALVDRNRFQNDGAMDKIKDIEPVPDKWRAFGWEVEELKDGHDIKSILNALDRSKSVKGKPFVIIANTVKGKGISIFENKGQYHGVAPSDEELNIALKELGEAA from the coding sequence ATGTTGGAAAAAACAAGTGATCCTGTTGCACTTAAGGAAATTGCCAGAAGGGTAAGAATTGATATCCTGAGAGCACTTCATAAAGCAAAGTCTGGACACACAGGCGGTTCACTATCTTCCGTAGAGATTCTAGTTTCTCTTTATTTCGCCCACATGAGGCACGATCCAAATAATCCTAGGTGGAGTAATAGAGACAGGTTTATTCTTTCTAAAGGACATGGGGTACCCGCACTTTATGCAGTCCTTGCTAATGCGGGTTATTTCCCCCGAGAAGAGCTGATGACCCTAAGAAAGCCTGGAAGTCGTCTGCAGGGTCATCCCGAATACGACCTTAGTATTGGGATCGAGGCAACAACGGGCTCTCTTGGACATGGTCTATCGGCGGCGAACGGTATAGCCTTAGCAGCAAAAATTGACGATAGAGATATAAGAGTGTACGTACTTCTAAGTGATGGGGAGCTGCAGGAGGGGGCGACTTGGGAAGCGATTACCAGTTCATCTTATCGAAGGCTCGACAATTTATGTGCACTGGTAGATAGAAACAGGTTTCAGAATGATGGTGCTATGGATAAAATTAAAGATATAGAGCCCGTACCGGACAAATGGAGGGCTTTTGGTTGGGAGGTTGAGGAGCTCAAAGATGGGCATGACATCAAGAGTATCCTCAATGCGCTTGATAGGTCGAAAAGTGTAAAGGGCAAACCATTTGTGATAATTGCTAACACTGTTAAAGGTAAAGGTATTTCAATATTCGAAAACAAGGGGCAATATCATGGCGTTGCCCCAAGCGATGAAGAACTCAATATAGCCCTAAAAGAATTAGGGGAGGCTGCATGA
- a CDS encoding isoprenyl transferase: MRKKLESHIDKANIPAHIAIIMDGNGRWANRKGIDRISGHREGMKSVRSVVKAANELGIRLVTLYAFSEQNWKRPKVEVDALMELLKRYLLRERKTLVKNGIRLNAIGRLWELPKDVFLVLMETIEMTKECNSLILTLALSYGGREEIVDAVKEIISRRNILPEDINEQSFSTYLYTVDLPEPDLLIRTSGEFRLSNFLLWQLAYTEIYFTKTLWPDFRKKHLIKALLNYQSRERRFGLTSNQTGKRKVP; the protein is encoded by the coding sequence ATGAGAAAAAAACTCGAGTCCCATATAGATAAGGCAAATATCCCAGCACATATAGCGATAATAATGGACGGGAACGGTAGATGGGCTAACAGAAAGGGAATTGATCGAATTAGCGGCCACAGGGAAGGTATGAAATCTGTCCGATCGGTAGTCAAAGCTGCAAATGAATTAGGAATAAGATTGGTGACTCTATATGCGTTTTCAGAACAGAATTGGAAAAGACCTAAAGTTGAAGTCGACGCACTGATGGAACTTTTAAAACGATACCTTCTCAGAGAACGAAAGACGCTTGTTAAGAACGGAATTAGGTTAAATGCGATTGGACGATTATGGGAACTCCCCAAAGATGTATTTCTGGTTTTAATGGAAACAATAGAGATGACAAAAGAATGCAATTCTCTAATCTTAACACTTGCCTTAAGTTATGGAGGCAGAGAGGAAATCGTTGACGCGGTTAAAGAAATTATTTCCAGACGGAATATACTACCAGAGGATATAAATGAACAAAGCTTTTCCACCTATCTATACACAGTTGATCTTCCTGAGCCCGATCTTCTCATTAGAACAAGCGGCGAGTTTAGGCTTTCTAACTTTCTTCTGTGGCAGCTTGCATATACCGAAATATATTTTACTAAGACTCTGTGGCCTGATTTTAGAAAAAAACACCTGATAAAAGCCCTATTAAACTATCAAAGTCGAGAAAGAAGATTCGGACTCACTAGCAACCAAACTGGAAAAAGGAAAGTCCCGTGA
- the frr gene encoding ribosome recycling factor, which produces MSDEKALNVIIENSKNRMYKSLSVFESELTKIRTGRATTSLVDHIRVDYYGTLTPLNQLATITVPETRTILIQPWDISALSAIEKAIMQSDLGINPANDGKVIRINIPVLTEERRKELVKYVGRLAEEYRVSIRQIRKDTNSEVKEAEKEKKIPEDEVKRNLTKSQELTDDFIDKINKALEKKEKEIMQF; this is translated from the coding sequence ATGAGTGATGAAAAGGCCCTAAACGTTATTATCGAAAACTCGAAGAATAGGATGTATAAATCACTCAGTGTATTTGAATCGGAACTTACGAAGATAAGGACAGGCAGGGCGACCACTTCTCTGGTTGATCACATACGCGTTGATTATTATGGAACGCTTACCCCCCTTAATCAACTTGCTACAATTACTGTTCCGGAGACCAGAACTATATTGATCCAACCATGGGATATTAGTGCGCTCTCTGCTATAGAAAAAGCCATAATGCAGTCAGATCTTGGTATTAATCCGGCTAATGATGGAAAGGTGATAAGAATAAACATTCCAGTTCTCACCGAGGAGAGAAGAAAGGAACTTGTCAAATATGTGGGTAGATTGGCCGAGGAGTACAGGGTTTCGATAAGACAGATTAGAAAAGATACGAATAGTGAAGTTAAAGAAGCAGAGAAAGAGAAAAAAATCCCCGAGGATGAAGTTAAGAGAAATCTGACGAAGAGTCAAGAACTTACAGATGACTTTATCGATAAGATAAATAAGGCATTGGAGAAAAAAGAGAAAGAGATCATGCAGTTCTAA
- the rseP gene encoding RIP metalloprotease RseP, whose product MTLLAFIFVIGILVFIHELGHFLVAKWKGVRVEKFSLGFGKKLLGFRAGETEYLISLLPLGGYVKLYGEGGEGNHIIEDVIPNSKADKIGFKPGDKILKIDDIDLASFPTWKELENTLRTNNEKEYIVEIERQDEKIKINSKAESLDGLRVFSEKEYPRSFSNKSIISRLMIVVAGPFMNFLLPFLFLPIVFLIGISVPAYLESSPVVGYVEPNSAASKAGFEKGDVVKEVNGKAIETWRDLNITFQSNPDIPLNVAVNRNGTTKSIEFKSSPSSQGVVEVGISEPLEAKIGEVLEGSPASQSGALQKGDQILAVNGNKITDWYQMSSIIRDSGDKEVTLLVKRGDKQFNVSLIPKIIEGGTYPAIGITPEREQILKKYGFIDAIIEGIKEAAKLIFEVTVLLFSFLYKLITGKISLGTAGKSLAGPLLIAKVSGSAAESGLASLMQFTAFISINLAIINLFPIPMLDGGHVLYLAIESIKRKPLSQRTLEISQRIGFTLLIFIMFVAIFNDITRLKGSIIESLSRVLEAFR is encoded by the coding sequence ATGACATTATTAGCGTTCATCTTTGTAATAGGAATTTTGGTATTCATACATGAACTCGGGCATTTTCTTGTAGCAAAATGGAAGGGAGTCAGGGTAGAAAAATTCTCGTTGGGTTTTGGCAAAAAACTACTGGGTTTCAGGGCTGGTGAAACTGAGTACCTTATTTCACTGCTACCACTCGGAGGTTATGTAAAGCTGTATGGAGAAGGAGGAGAGGGAAATCACATCATTGAAGATGTGATACCGAACTCGAAAGCCGATAAAATAGGGTTCAAACCGGGCGATAAAATACTAAAAATTGATGATATCGATTTGGCCTCTTTTCCCACTTGGAAAGAACTGGAAAACACTTTGAGGACTAATAATGAAAAGGAATATATAGTCGAAATTGAGAGGCAGGACGAGAAAATAAAGATAAATTCCAAGGCCGAGAGCTTGGATGGTCTAAGAGTGTTTTCAGAAAAAGAGTATCCTAGGAGCTTTTCCAATAAATCGATAATCAGCAGATTAATGATTGTTGTTGCCGGTCCGTTCATGAACTTCCTTCTACCTTTTCTGTTTCTGCCAATTGTTTTTTTAATCGGTATCAGTGTTCCTGCCTACCTCGAGAGCTCACCAGTCGTTGGATATGTTGAGCCTAATTCTGCTGCGAGTAAAGCGGGTTTCGAGAAGGGCGATGTTGTAAAAGAGGTAAATGGGAAGGCAATAGAAACATGGAGAGATCTGAACATAACATTCCAATCAAACCCTGATATCCCACTAAATGTCGCCGTCAATAGAAACGGGACTACGAAATCGATTGAATTCAAATCCTCACCGTCATCTCAGGGGGTAGTCGAAGTTGGTATTTCAGAACCACTTGAAGCCAAAATCGGAGAAGTACTAGAGGGCAGCCCAGCTTCACAAAGTGGAGCATTACAAAAAGGAGACCAAATACTGGCTGTAAACGGTAACAAAATCACAGATTGGTATCAGATGTCTTCTATAATCAGAGATAGCGGAGACAAAGAGGTTACGCTTCTTGTTAAAAGGGGTGATAAACAGTTCAACGTGAGTCTCATCCCTAAAATCATAGAGGGGGGCACTTATCCCGCAATCGGAATCACTCCCGAACGCGAGCAGATCCTTAAGAAGTACGGGTTTATTGATGCGATCATCGAAGGGATAAAAGAAGCGGCAAAACTTATATTTGAGGTTACTGTCCTTTTATTTTCCTTTCTTTACAAGCTTATCACCGGAAAAATATCCTTGGGAACCGCAGGCAAGAGTCTAGCAGGACCACTTCTCATAGCTAAGGTCTCGGGATCTGCTGCAGAAAGTGGCCTAGCATCACTCATGCAATTCACCGCATTTATAAGTATTAACCTTGCCATTATAAATCTGTTTCCTATACCAATGCTTGACGGAGGGCATGTTCTATATCTAGCAATCGAGTCAATAAAGAGAAAACCCCTGAGTCAGAGGACCCTTGAAATAAGTCAACGTATTGGATTTACCCTTTTAATTTTCATAATGTTTGTAGCAATATTTAATGATATAACCAGGCTAAAGGGCTCAATTATTGAATCACTAAGCCGAGTACTTGAAGCGTTTCGTTAA
- a CDS encoding NAD(P)/FAD-dependent oxidoreductase codes for MKSSRTDFDVIIVGAGPAGGMCAYELSKNDISVLIIENERLPRYKTCAGGLTKKAYEILPKDFLNLVENDTYRVNLTLNHRWGFSKNTSFPIVKMVMRDKLDYFLIKKAEDYGARIFDKTRIVSLAELPDCVHISTEMGNFKSKVIVGADGITGCVARFLGLRKNPVCGIAIEGEIIPRYDLSQLKGFNGSLDLDFNVIPKGYGWIFPKKEHLSVGVFTTLPKMKDIKQYLSSYLSQKGLANGYQTASLKGHQIPIGGKKQEILNSKRGLLIGDAAGLADPITGEGIYFALRSGQIAADVICNFARNCNLTLDEYTKKVNSEIIDDFRYAGYLSILLYNLSFFSYNLARMIEGINESFVKVITGEKTYKDLFK; via the coding sequence ATGAAATCTTCACGCACAGATTTCGACGTCATAATAGTAGGTGCTGGACCGGCAGGGGGAATGTGTGCTTATGAACTGTCAAAAAATGACATCAGTGTGCTTATAATCGAAAACGAAAGGCTTCCCCGATATAAGACCTGCGCAGGCGGTCTGACAAAGAAGGCCTACGAGATCCTCCCGAAGGATTTCCTGAACTTGGTTGAAAACGACACATACAGAGTAAATCTAACACTTAATCACAGATGGGGTTTTTCAAAAAATACATCATTCCCAATAGTAAAGATGGTAATGAGAGATAAATTGGACTATTTCCTCATAAAAAAAGCAGAAGATTACGGAGCTCGTATATTTGATAAAACACGGATCGTGTCTTTGGCGGAGTTACCAGACTGCGTTCATATAAGCACCGAAATGGGAAACTTTAAATCAAAGGTCATTGTAGGAGCAGATGGCATAACCGGATGTGTGGCACGTTTTCTTGGTTTGAGAAAAAACCCAGTGTGCGGAATCGCAATAGAAGGTGAAATAATTCCAAGATACGATTTATCGCAATTAAAAGGATTTAATGGTTCCCTCGACCTTGATTTCAATGTGATCCCTAAGGGCTATGGCTGGATTTTCCCCAAGAAGGAACATTTATCAGTCGGAGTATTCACCACACTGCCAAAGATGAAAGATATCAAACAGTATCTTTCGTCATATCTCAGCCAAAAGGGACTTGCTAATGGTTATCAAACTGCATCACTCAAGGGACATCAAATTCCCATTGGAGGCAAGAAACAAGAAATACTTAACTCGAAGAGAGGATTACTTATAGGGGATGCGGCAGGACTAGCCGACCCGATAACAGGCGAAGGCATATATTTTGCGCTCAGGAGCGGTCAAATAGCAGCAGACGTAATATGCAACTTCGCCCGTAATTGCAACCTAACCTTAGATGAATACACAAAAAAAGTAAACTCAGAAATCATTGACGATTTTAGATACGCAGGTTACCTATCAATTTTACTCTATAATTTGAGCTTCTTTTCATACAACTTGGCAAGAATGATAGAAGGGATAAATGAGAGCTTCGTGAAAGTTATAACCGGAGAAAAAACATATAAAGATCTATTCAAGTAA